The proteins below come from a single Zonotrichia leucophrys gambelii isolate GWCS_2022_RI chromosome 3, RI_Zleu_2.0, whole genome shotgun sequence genomic window:
- the GZF1 gene encoding GDNF-inducible zinc finger protein 1, which produces MESTPVLLESKSSPINLLNEMQQLRLLGHLCDVTVSVEYQGVRAEFPAHKAVLAATSKFFKEVFLNEEPVGGPRSNVILNEVRVADFASFLEFVYTARVEVEEDRVQRMLEIAEKLKCLDLSETCFQLKRQMLESVLLELQNFSESQNSEEESAARPGAVPAAKAERDPPDCSGASPEGPAAKAKEKADKKKEALKAPYTKIRRASGRLAGRKVFVEIPKKKYTRRLREQQRNAEEEKQPKGEEGEREQEENSSQPEAASQENPAKGEEEEEEEEEKKKRGGAFKCGTCQKEFLYEKSFLKHIQQSHGIASALEFRCETCAQTFANRCNLRSHQRHVHSSERRFPCELCAKRFKRKKDVKRHVLQVHEGGGERHQCHQCGKGLSSRTALRLHERTHTGHKPYGCPECQAKFSQPSALKTHMRIHTGEKPFVCDECGARFTQNHMLIYHRRCHTGERPFMCETCGKSFASKEYLKHHNRIHTGSKPFKCEVCFRTFAQRNSLYQHIKVHTGERPYCCDQCGKQFTQLNALQRHHRIHTGEKPFMCNACGRTFTDKSTLRRHTSIHDKNTPWKSFLVIVEGAAKNDEGHKTELPDEEYEVSPKIPEKLLSFPENSPYQSLAAVPGSGNSSTDCKASGAQESLLGELTVLHTQTDSGQPQLHALVNME; this is translated from the exons atGGAAAGCACCCCCGTCCTGCTGGAGTCCAAGTCCTCCCCCATCAACCTGCTGAACGAGATGCAGCAGCTGCGGCTGCTGGGCCACCTGTGCGACGTCACCGTCAGCGTGGAGTACCAGGGCGTGCGCGCCGAGTTCCCGGCGCACAAGGCCGTGCTGGCCGCCACCAGCAAGTTCTTCAAGGAGGTTTTCCTCAACGAGGAGCCCGTGGGCGGCCCCCGCAGCAACGTGATCCTCAACGAGGTGCGCGTGGCGGATTTCGCCTCCTTCCTGGAGTTCGTCTACACGGCGCGCGTGGAGGTGGAGGAGGACAGGGTGCAGCGCATGCTGGAGATCGCCGAGAAGCTCAAGTGCCTGGATCTCTCCGAGACTTGCTTCCAGCTGAAGAGGCAGATGCTGGAGTccgtgctgctggagctgcagaactTCTCGGAGTCGCAGAATTCCGAGGAGGAgagcgccgcccgccccggcgcCGTGCCCGCGGCCAAGGCCGAGCGGGATCCCCCGGATTGTTCCGGAGCGTCTCCCGAGGGGCCGGCTGCCAAGGCCAAGGAGAAGGCGGACAAAAAGAAGGAAGCGCTGAAGGCTCCTTACACCAAGATCCGCAGGGCGAGCGGGCGGCTGGCCGGCAGGAAGGTGTTCGTGGAGATCCCCAAGAAGAAATACACGCGGAGGCTGCGGGAGCAGCAGCGGAACGCcgaggaggaaaagcagcccaAGGGCGAGGAGGGAGAgcgggagcaggaggagaactCCAGCCAACCCGAGGCGGCCTCCCAGGAAAACCCCGCCAagggcgaggaggaggaggaggaggaggaggagaagaagaagcgCGGCGGCGCCTTCAAGTGCGGCACGTGCCAGAAGGAGTTCCTGTACGAGAAGAGCTTCCTGAAGCACATCCAGCAGAGCCACGGCATCGCCTCGGCGCTGGAGTTCCGCTGCGAGACGTGCGCGCAGACCTTCGCCAACCGCTGCAACCTGCGCAGCCACCAGCGGCACGTGCACAGCAGCGAGCGCCGCTTCCCCTGCGAGCTCTGCGCCAAGCGCTTCAAGAGGAAGAAGGACGTCAAGAGGCACGTGCTGCAGGTGCACGAGGGCGGCGGCGAGcgccaccagtgccaccagtgcgGCAAGGGGCTCAGCTCCCGCACGGCGCTGCGGCTGCACGAGCGCACGCACACGGGGCACAAGCCCTACGGCTGCCCCGAGTGCCAGGCTAAGTTCTCGCAGCCCTCGGCGCTGAAAACGCACATGAG GATCCACACGGGGGAGAAGCCCTTTGTGTGTGATGAGTGTGGGGCCCGCTTCACCCAGAACCACATGCTCATCTACCACAGGCGCTGCCACACAG GGGAAAGGCCTTTCATGTGTGAAACCTGTGGGAAGAGCTTTGCCTCCAAGGAATACTTGAAACACCACAACCGGATCCACACGGGATCCAAGCCCTTCAAATGTGAGGTTTGCTTCCGGACCTTTGCCCAGAGGAATTCCCTGTACCAGCACATCAAAGTCCACACAG GGGAGCGGCCGTACTGCTGTGACCAGTGCGGGAAGCAGTTCACGCAGCTGAACGCGCTGCAGCGGCACCACCGCATCCACACCGGCGAGAAGCCCTTCATGTGCAACGCCTGCGGCCGCACCTTCACCGACAAATCCACCCTGCGCCGGCACACCTCG ATCCATGACAAAAACACCCCCTGGAAATCCTTCCTCGTCATCGTGGAAGGAGCCGCAAAGAACGACGAGGGGCACAAAACGGAGCTTCCTGATGAGGAATACGAGGtgtcccccaaaatcccggaaAAGCTGCTGTCCTTCCCAGAGAACAGCCCCTaccagagcctggcagcagtCCCAGGAAGTGGGAATTCCAGCACGGACTGTAAGGCCTCTGGAGCACAGGAGtccctgctgggagagctcaCTGTGCTCCACACGCAGACGGactctgggcagccccagctccatgcCCTGGTGAACATGGAATAA